The DNA segment GAAGGAGAACTCCTCGGGGCCGTTCTTTTGTGCTAACGCCATCCTTTCTCAGGCCGCGAACTTGACGCCGATCGTATTCTCCCGCCGCCAGACCACGCGGATCTTGTGCCGGCCGATCTGGCCGTATTCGAGAACCCCCTCGGTCCCCGGCTCCACCGGCTGAGGCACGGCCAGCATCACGCCGCCGGCGTCACTGTAATTGGAAACCTGACAGGGGACGGCGACGTTATCCCCCAGCATCAGGGTCGCCGGTTCGGCGCCGAGATCGCGTCGGGCGGCCCGGCGCTCGCGGAAGATCGGCACCAGCAGCTCGCCGATGCGGAGGGTCGGGCGCGGGTTGTTCTGGTCGATGATCGTCCCGGGATCCTGCCCGGGGGCGACGATGTTTTCGGGACGGTAATCGAGATGGGGTTGCAGCAGGCGCTTGATGACGCTTTCGTGCACCATCTCCCCCATATCCGGAAATTGGCCGATAGGCCGGGGATAGGGCTTGACCCGCAGAGCCTGAAGGAATCGGTAGCCGAGGGAGAAAGAATCCTCCAGCTTGCCGGCGTATTGAGGATCGACTCGTTTGCTGTCCCTGAGATACTTATCGTCGAAAAACAACCCCTCTTCCCGCGCCCGGTCGACCATCCAGACCAGAGCCAGGTCGGAGAGTCCGCCGTCGGCATAACCGCCGCCGATATTGGAATGGACCCCGGCGAACCAGACCTGCCGCACGCTTTTCTGCCCGGTGCGCCGGTCCCAAAGGGCCGGGGCGAAGGGGCCGCGCCGCTCATCGACGGCCAACGCCTGGCAGGCGTTCTCCACCAGGCTCGACAGGGCGGCATCGTGAAAACCGACCCAGAGTTTTTTGGAAATTGTCCCGAGCATGGGGGTCGGCGCGCCGAGGGCGCCGACGGTGTCCCAGACGCCGAGAAACCTGATTTTCGGCCAACGGCGCGGCAGATCGATCAGGCGCAGATGGTATTTGGAAGAGGCGCGTTTCTCCGGCGGGGTGCGGTAATAGGCATAGGCGTCGGGAAGATGGTCGAGGTCGTTCTTGTCGAGCAGCCCGACGGCATCGAGCATGCCGGAAAGACAACGCACGGTGTAGGCGCCCCGGCTGAAACCGAAGCAGAAGACTTCATCCCCCTCGACATAGTTCAGGGCGAGAAACTGATAGGCCTCGCGGATGTTGCGGGAGATGCCCAGGCCGGTGCCGCCGCCGAGGTATTTATCGACGTAGCCGAAGGCGCCGGTCCCCACCCCGCGACCGTAATAGACGACCTGATCGATCCCTCGCGCATCGTCCCGGGGTTCGATGGCCCGCACCAGCTTGACCACGTTGGTCGGCACCCGCCGTCCATTCTTCATCTTCTCCGGCTCGTTCCAGGTTCCGTCGCAACAGATGATGATTCTCTTGCTCATTTGTACCTCCCGGCGGCTCCGCCGCCCGCGATCTTCAGGGATCCTCCCGACCGTTTCCGTCGCCCGGCGAAACGGTTACGGACTGTTAATTTTAATCGCCGCCGGCGGCCTCCGCAAGAAGAGAAACGACGAATAATTTGTCTTGACAACTTTACAGATTATTGGTTAGATGCCTTCAACTTCTTCGTAAAGGCATCCCGATGCTCGACCCCCAATCCCCCACCCCCCTCTATCACCAACTGGCCGAACGGCTGGCGGCCGCCATCCGCGCCGGGGAGTTCGCGCCGGGCGAGCGCATTCCTTCGGAACCGCGACTGGCGACGGCGTACGGCATCGGTCGGCCGACGGTGCGCCAGGCCCTCGACGCCCTGGTGCGCCAGGGGCTGCTCAGCCGGCGGCGGGGTTCGGGTACCTATGTGCGCGAAGCGCCCAAAGAAATCGATCTTTTCTCCCTCGACGGCACCAGTGCCTCCTTCCGTAAGCAGGGGCTGGCCATAGAGAGCCGCCTGTTGGGCCAGGTTGCGCGCCGGAGCATCGCCGATGGCGAACGCCATCCCCTCGCCGGACGCGAAGTCTTCACCCTGACCCGCCTGACCCGCAGCGACGACACCCCGGTGCTCCTCGAAGAGCTCGACCTCGACGCCGTCCTCTTTCCCGGCCTCGACCGCCTCGATCTCGCCGGGAAATCCCTCTCGGCGCTGGCGGCGGAGCGCTATTTTCTGCGCCCCTCCGGCGGCCGCCAGAGTTTCGCCATCGACTATCTCAGCGGCGAGCGCGGCCAGCGTCTGGAGGTCTCCGCCGAGACCGCCATCCTGCGGGTCGAGCGCCTGCTGCACTTTCCCCAGCGCGAAGCCGGTTTTTTTTCCCGGCTCTACTGTCGCACCGACCACTTTGTCTTCTCCCAAACCCTTGGAGGTTTCAACCATGCGTAACCGTGGCTATTACGCGGAATTCGGCGGCGCTTTCGTCCCGGAAATCCTGGCCGCCACCTTCGACGAGCTGGAGGCCGCCTTCGACGCGGCAAAAAACGACCCGAATTTCTGGGCCGAATATGTTGAGATCATGTCGACCTACTCCTGCCGCGCCACCCCTTTGACCTTCGCCGAAAATCTGACCCGGCATTTCGGCGGGGCGAAAATCTATATCAAGCGCGAGGACCTCAACCACACCGGCGCCCACAAGGCGAACAACGTCATGGGCCAGGGGCTGCTAGTCAAGCGGATGGGCAAGACGCGAGTGATCGCCGAGACCGGCGCCGGTCAGCACGGCGTCGCCACCGCCACCATGGCCGCCCGCTACGGCCTGGAGTGCACCATCTACATGGGCGAGGTCGACGTCGAACGGCAGCGCCCCAACGTCTTCTGGATGGAGCGCCTCGGGGCGACGGTAGTGCCGGTCAAGGACGGTTCGCGCACTCTCAAAGACGCCATCAACGAGGCCTTCCGCGACTGGGTCTCGAACATGGACAATACCCACTACGTCCTCGGCACCGCCTGCGGCCCCCACCCCTTCCCGGAGATGGTGACCTATTTCCAGTCGATCATCGGCCAGGAGGCGCGCAAGCAGATTCTCGAACGGGAGGGCAAACTGCCCAAGCGGGTCTACGCCTGCGTCGGCGGTGG comes from the Desulfuromonas acetexigens genome and includes:
- a CDS encoding DUF2235 domain-containing protein, yielding MSKRIIICCDGTWNEPEKMKNGRRVPTNVVKLVRAIEPRDDARGIDQVVYYGRGVGTGAFGYVDKYLGGGTGLGISRNIREAYQFLALNYVEGDEVFCFGFSRGAYTVRCLSGMLDAVGLLDKNDLDHLPDAYAYYRTPPEKRASSKYHLRLIDLPRRWPKIRFLGVWDTVGALGAPTPMLGTISKKLWVGFHDAALSSLVENACQALAVDERRGPFAPALWDRRTGQKSVRQVWFAGVHSNIGGGYADGGLSDLALVWMVDRAREEGLFFDDKYLRDSKRVDPQYAGKLEDSFSLGYRFLQALRVKPYPRPIGQFPDMGEMVHESVIKRLLQPHLDYRPENIVAPGQDPGTIIDQNNPRPTLRIGELLVPIFRERRAARRDLGAEPATLMLGDNVAVPCQVSNYSDAGGVMLAVPQPVEPGTEGVLEYGQIGRHKIRVVWRRENTIGVKFAA
- a CDS encoding GntR family transcriptional regulator, producing MLDPQSPTPLYHQLAERLAAAIRAGEFAPGERIPSEPRLATAYGIGRPTVRQALDALVRQGLLSRRRGSGTYVREAPKEIDLFSLDGTSASFRKQGLAIESRLLGQVARRSIADGERHPLAGREVFTLTRLTRSDDTPVLLEELDLDAVLFPGLDRLDLAGKSLSALAAERYFLRPSGGRQSFAIDYLSGERGQRLEVSAETAILRVERLLHFPQREAGFFSRLYCRTDHFVFSQTLGGFNHA
- the trpB gene encoding tryptophan synthase subunit beta, with amino-acid sequence MRNRGYYAEFGGAFVPEILAATFDELEAAFDAAKNDPNFWAEYVEIMSTYSCRATPLTFAENLTRHFGGAKIYIKREDLNHTGAHKANNVMGQGLLVKRMGKTRVIAETGAGQHGVATATMAARYGLECTIYMGEVDVERQRPNVFWMERLGATVVPVKDGSRTLKDAINEAFRDWVSNMDNTHYVLGTACGPHPFPEMVTYFQSIIGQEARKQILEREGKLPKRVYACVGGGSNAMGLFSGFMNDPVELVGVEAGGHGIDSGMHAARLASKDASIGVAQGYKTYFLQNNDGQMQETHSIAAGLDYVGVSPILSHLHTSDRARFEAATDREVIDALALTMRKEGLIPALESSHAFAQAFKEAPTLAPDDLIIVNQSGRGDKDIFTVADAFEDPAWRQFIRHKAEQYHA